AAGCCACGTATGCCCGAATCACTGGTCGCCTTCACGAATCACTATGGCGAACCGGAACCGGCTACTGATGCAATGGCCGATTATAATCGTACGGTGCATGATTACTACGCCACCCGTCACGGCAACCCGCGCGAAGAAACTTACACCGATCTGGCGGTCAGCGCAGCCACGCACACGCCAGCCAAACGTGATGACCTATTCAAGGTGATGCGGCGTCAGGGCTTCTTCCCGGAAAGTTGAAAATTGCTTTTTGCATAAAAGTTTTAAAATGCGCACAAATTACCGACACGTCGACTGCTTGATGAAATGATCAGGCGGTCGACTTTTTTGCCGCGACTTTAAAAGACGTCGGTTCCATAATTTGATGGCTTCCACCCTTCATAGTTGGTTCAGCATGACGCTTTAGACTGCGCCTATCGAAGTTCATTGACCAATCAGTCAATTTCCTATTGACCCGTCAGTCAATCACAACTATACTTCAGGCGAAAAGGAAAATACGACGGGAACACGAGCCGCAAGTACTACCTTTCAAGCAGAATGCCAGCATCTTTTAACAGGATCGCATTCATAGGAGGCTACCATGGCAACCAATGTCATCGAATTAGATCACGTTCAAAAAAAGTTCGGCAAGTTTGAGGCGTTGAAGAATGTCAGCTTCACGTTGAGCTCAGGACAGATACTCGGCTTCTTAGGGCCTAATGGTGCAGGCAAATCGACGACGATTCGCATCATTTTAGGCATGTTCAAGAAAACCGCTGGCAGCGTTACCGTATTTGGTCACGATGCCTGGCGTGATGATGCCGTCATTCATCCCCGGATCGCTTACATTCCCGGTGATGTTTATTTATGGCCGAATCTGTCCGGCGGCGAAATTATCGATTTGCTGCTTAGGTTAAACGGCCGCGACCATAACAAGAAAACCGATGACTTAATGCAGCGATTCAAGTTTGATCCAACCAAAAAAGCCCGCACCTACTCCAAAGGCAATCGGCAAAAAGTCGCGCTGATTGCCGCTTTGTCGCAAGATGCGGACCTGTATATTTTTGACGAACCGACTTCTGGCCTTGACCCACTTAATGAGCAGACTTTTCAACAGGAAGTCCTTAAGCTTAAGCAGGCAGGTAAAAGTGTTTTGCTATCGAGTCATATTTTGTCAGAAGTGGAGCGGATGTGCGATTCGATCGTGATTATCCGTGACGGCAGTGTGATTGAAAGCGGCAATTTAGACCAGATGCAGCACTTGGCGCGGCTAAAAGTCGAAGTCACGATAACAACAGCCAATGATGGTTTAGCTCGTGTTGCTGGTGTTCACGATTTGACATTTGCAGCGGCCGACCACACCAAAGCGGTCTTCACGGCCGATCGCGATGAGTTGAGTCGCATTATGCAGACCATAGCGAACGATTCAATCCTAGACTTGCGGGTCTCACCGCCAACGTTAGAGGATCTGTTTATGCGTTATTACGGAAAGCTGGGTGAATCACATGCGGCGGAATAATCGGCATGCTGGCTATCTTTTAAAAGCCAACCTCAAACAAAATCTCAAATTTTCGGTTGTCTGGCTAGTCATTCTCATCATGATGATTCTCAGCGGTGCCGTGAAATTAGAAGCAGCCTTCGTTAACGGGGCTTCCGGTTCAAAAGACATTGTCAAAATGCTGCAGGCACCGGGGATGGCCGCGATGTTTGGCGCAACGCCTAAGGTTAGCACTTACAACGCTGCCATCATTTTTGCCGGTGTGATGGTCGTTTTTATGATCATTTTACAAGCCTTGTGGGTCATGCCGCTGATGATTCGCGACACCCGTGGACAGGAAGAAAGCGGCTTGTTGGAAATGGTCCGGGCGCGCGATGTCGGGCGCACAGCGGACGTCACCGCCGCCATTTGGGAGCTGCTACTGGTCAGTTTTGTGATGGCGGCCGCCTACTTCGCCTCGCTGCTCGCTGTCAACATGGACGGGACTGACATGGCCGGCGATTTGTTGTTCGCCATTGCCATGCTGATCGCCAATCTGGTTTTCGGCAGCATCGCTTTGCTGTTCGCCCAACTGGCCAACAATACCCGCACCGCCAGCATGTTAAGTTATATGGTCTTAGCCGCCGCCTATCTCATTCGGCTCGTCACCGATCTTAACCACCAGCAATTTACCTGGCTTTCCCCAATCGGCTGGTTTGAAAAGGTCGACTTTTATACGAAAAATCAGCTCACGCCGCTATTTCTCGGCCTTGCTTGCAGCATCTTGCTTTGTGGTGCTGCCATGGCCATTGCGCAAAGTCGCGATCTCGGCGCCGGTGTGCTGGCGGAAGGAAAAGGTCGCGCCACCGCAGCGCCGTGGTTACGATCGATGCCGGCTTTGATCTGGCGTACCGAACGCGGTCTGCTGTCCGGTTGGCTGATTGGTGCGGTTATTTTCGGCGGCGTCATGGGCAGTGTTCTGGGCGGCGTTGGCGATATTCTTAAAACCAACCCGATTTATCGCCAGCTCTTAGACGTCAAGCAAATTCACGCCGCCAATCAAACCATGGTACTTTCGTTTCTGGCGATGTATATGGCCATTTTTGTCGCTTTGGCCGTCACCGCGGGGGTTCAGATTGCCTTTCGCCTTAAGCACGACGACCGGCTGGGCTATCTTGGCATCATTCACGCGGAAAAGCCAACGCGGACCACGATCAGTACCAGTTACAACTGCTGGGCCTTACTCGTGGGCATTTCGGTGCTTTCTGTCGGGTTGCTCGCCTTATTTTTGACGGGCAATGCGGTCCTAGACCAACCGCTACCGGTAAAGTATCTCGGGCGACTCTTCATCGGTGGTCTGCCTGCAGTCCTGGCATTTATCGCGTTAGGCATTGCGCTAGCCGGTTTGTGGCCAAAACTAAGCAGTCTCTTCTGGCTTTATATGGGCGCCGGGCTGATCGTACAGGTCTTTCATGGGTTGTTTTCACTGCCCAAACATGCAGGCGATTTTACTCCTTTTGGCTGGATCGCTGATGTTCCGGTCAAACCTTTGGGTCAATCATGGCTTGTCATCATGCTTGTCAGTGCCGTGATCCTCTTCATCATCGGCGTTGCCGGATATCGTCGACAGGATCTGAGCGTATGAAAAAAGTCGTCACCGACCCGCAAAAAGTAACCCGAATTTTACAAGCAGCAACTGATGCCTTCGGACAATTAGGCTTTGCAAAAACCAAAACCGATCAAATTGCTGCAACTGCCGGAGTCTCAAAGGGCTTGATTTTTCATTATTTTGGCAATAAACAAGCCTTATACCTCGACACCTTTAAAACCGCTTATCAGCGGATCTATGCCCATATGGATCCGCACCAATGGCAAGACGCCCCGGGGTTAGCCGCTATGATGTCAGCGGCAGTGAAATACGAGATGAAACTGCAATTAGCCTTTCCTGCCGAATACCGCCTCATGATGCAAGCTTATGCAGATTTACCACATTTTCCCCAACCGCTGCAGCAACAAATCCAGCAGGAAACGCAAACTATTTCCGCGGAAGCTAATCGAATTTTTCGTGAAAAAATCGAACAATTACCACGCCGGCAAGGGATTTCCGTTGATGACATTTTCAGTGTGGTTTCTGCGCTTATTGCCCAACAAACCACGGTCACAACACAGCTAATCGCCACTGGCAAGTACCGCAACTTTGAAGACCTGCAGGCGGTGGTTGATCAAATGAATCGACAGTTAAAGATCGTGGAGCATGGCTTTTTACCTGACTAGCTACTTGTTTTATGAAAAAAAGACTCAAACAACGCCTCGCAATAGATTTTGAGGTCAGTTGTCTGAGTCTTTCTAACCTGTCATCAAACTTTTGCTTTCGTCAGTTTAAACAAACGCGCGTAAAAGCCGAAGTTGACCAAGCCGATCGAGAGTAGTAGTGCAAAAGCTAATTGACTGCCAATGCCGACGTTCTGGGCATGGGTCAGACCGGGCACCGTGACCGCGGTCATCATCCCGGCCAAGACCGTGGTGCCGATCGATCCGGTGACTTGTTGGCCGGTGCTGTATAAAGCGTTGGCGTCGCTTTGATACTGGTGGGCCATGACCTTCAAGCCGTAAGCCGTACTGTTGCCGAATGCCATCGACCGTCCAATGGCGAAGATCAGATACAGGATCGTCACGCCTAACACACCGATATGGCGACCCCAAATCGTAAAGCCCAGCATCCCAACCGTAAACAGACTGTTGCCCAGCAAAAGCGGCAGCCGCCCGCCAAAATGATCCAGCATCCAGCCATACACCGGCTGTCCCAGGCCATTAAAGACACTGCCTGGTAGCAAAATCAGCCCACCGACAAACGCACTGGCACCATCTACAGTCTGTACATAATTCGGCAGCAAAAAATTAATCCCCACATTGGAAAACTGCATCAAAATATATGGCAGAAAGCTGTACAAAAAGCCACCGTCATGAAAAACATCCAACTTAAACAGCGCCTTGGCATGATGCTTGGACAACCATAAAAAGGCAACCATGGCCACGAGCACGACAGCACCGGCCACACCTGCGATAAGCCAGGTATGCTCGCTGATACCGTTTAAAGCGAGCGTCAAACTAATCAAAGCAACACCCAGTGTCGCAAACCGCAGCCAGTCAAATGCAAACGCAGAAGTCGGCGTATATTGCTTAATACGCCCTTGCCCCAATACGAGCAGCAAAGTCGCAAACGGCAAGGTGCTCCAAAAAATCATCCGCCAATCAAAAAAGTTGGCGATGGCCCCGCCAAAAGTCGGTCCCAAGGCTGGTCCGATCAGAATGATGAGATTTGCAATACCCATATATGTTCCCAGTTTGCTAGTGGGCACCGTGTCCAAAATAATGTTGACCATCAATGGTCCGCACAAGCCGACACAGCCAGCCTGAACCAAGCGTCCAAGCAATAACACCCAGAACACCGGCGCTAAGGCACACATCAAGTCGCCGATGATGAAAAGTAGCGCCGCCGTAATGAAAAGCTGGCGATTGGTAAAGCGGCGTTTCATGTAAGCTGAACTAAGCATGACAAGTGCCGCCGCCAAAAGATAGCCTGACGTCACCCACTGCACCGTTGTCAAAGAAACATGAAAATCATGCATTAACGTCGGAAACGTGACATTCATGGATGTTTCCGTTAAAACCCCGAAAAACGACATAAGCGCCACAATGGTGATGACAAATAAGGCATGACGCGCGTTCTTTTCCTTTTGCTCGATGGTTGTTTTTGCCATGATCGGCCTCCCTTTATCTTCCATGATAAGCCGGGCCATTTTCAGTAACAATCTTGAAATTTAAATAATTCTGTGAAAACCAGAATTTTGGCTAGCACTTTTTCTGAAAGTCAGAGCAAAAGTGCGCTAATATGGAATCAATTAATAAAAATTATTTTATCAAGCGTGTTTAGCGAAATATGCTGTGCGGATACCCGGCAATCACCGGGCATCCCACTTGGAGGAAATCTCATGACAATCGTTTTGATTCTCCTCGGCTTTTTGGTTGGGGCTTTTATTATGACAATGGGTGGCGGCGGTGGCGCTTTCTACCTTGGTATTATGACCGGCGTCGCGCATTTGTCGCCAAGTACGGCTGCGGCAACCTCACTTTTTACCGCCATTCCGGCACTGGCGGTAGGCTGTTATAGTCACTACCGCACTGGCAATATGCGGTTTCACGCCGGCAATCGGATTCTGCTCACCGCTGTTCCGGCCACAATTGTCGGCAGCTTGGCGGCGCCTTACATTCCTGAACTAATTTATTCATGGGCCATCGCCATCATTTTTGTCGTGCTCGGCGTGCAGATGCTACGACAATCGTTTGCTCGTCACGCCAAGAAGACCGGCCAGCCCACTTGGTTTGCCTATGTGCTGGGCATCATTAGCGGCTTGATGGTCGGCATTGCCGGCTTAAGCGGCGGTGGACCGATTATGGCCGGGTTGATGTTAATGGGTTTGGATATGCCCCACGCAGCCGCCACTTCCTCTTATGCGTTGGTTGCATTGTCTATCATTGGCTGCCTTCTGCACGCGACCCAAGGCACGATTGCCTGGACAGTGGGCGGCTTGCTGATGCTCGGATCGCTGGTAGGTGCCGCCATTACCCCGCGCATCCTCAACCGTTTCGATCCGCGGTTACTCACCGCCATCTTGCGTCCCGTTCTTGGTGTTTTGTTGATCGTGATGGCCGTAAATCAGGTGTTGTAGCCGACTTAACCAGCAGTTAAAAAATTTGCGGCAGACTTGAAAACGCCTCCATTGTTTTTACTGATGCCTCTCTGCATAATGAAACTAAAGAACAAATAAAAATGAGGCGTAAATTGCAAGAACAAGTTAGCCAGTCGTTGAGGACAATCCCAGAACAGGCCGTTATCAAATAGAAGTTGTGGCGCTAGAGAGACTACTGGGCCATGCGGCGAACGCGCCGAGCTTCGGCCTCAAAGTTT
Above is a window of Lacticaseibacillus casei DSM 20011 = JCM 1134 = ATCC 393 DNA encoding:
- a CDS encoding ABC transporter ATP-binding protein; this encodes MATNVIELDHVQKKFGKFEALKNVSFTLSSGQILGFLGPNGAGKSTTIRIILGMFKKTAGSVTVFGHDAWRDDAVIHPRIAYIPGDVYLWPNLSGGEIIDLLLRLNGRDHNKKTDDLMQRFKFDPTKKARTYSKGNRQKVALIAALSQDADLYIFDEPTSGLDPLNEQTFQQEVLKLKQAGKSVLLSSHILSEVERMCDSIVIIRDGSVIESGNLDQMQHLARLKVEVTITTANDGLARVAGVHDLTFAAADHTKAVFTADRDELSRIMQTIANDSILDLRVSPPTLEDLFMRYYGKLGESHAAE
- a CDS encoding sulfite exporter TauE/SafE family protein encodes the protein MTIVLILLGFLVGAFIMTMGGGGGAFYLGIMTGVAHLSPSTAAATSLFTAIPALAVGCYSHYRTGNMRFHAGNRILLTAVPATIVGSLAAPYIPELIYSWAIAIIFVVLGVQMLRQSFARHAKKTGQPTWFAYVLGIISGLMVGIAGLSGGGPIMAGLMLMGLDMPHAAATSSYALVALSIIGCLLHATQGTIAWTVGGLLMLGSLVGAAITPRILNRFDPRLLTAILRPVLGVLLIVMAVNQVL
- a CDS encoding ABC transporter permease, with protein sequence MRRNNRHAGYLLKANLKQNLKFSVVWLVILIMMILSGAVKLEAAFVNGASGSKDIVKMLQAPGMAAMFGATPKVSTYNAAIIFAGVMVVFMIILQALWVMPLMIRDTRGQEESGLLEMVRARDVGRTADVTAAIWELLLVSFVMAAAYFASLLAVNMDGTDMAGDLLFAIAMLIANLVFGSIALLFAQLANNTRTASMLSYMVLAAAYLIRLVTDLNHQQFTWLSPIGWFEKVDFYTKNQLTPLFLGLACSILLCGAAMAIAQSRDLGAGVLAEGKGRATAAPWLRSMPALIWRTERGLLSGWLIGAVIFGGVMGSVLGGVGDILKTNPIYRQLLDVKQIHAANQTMVLSFLAMYMAIFVALAVTAGVQIAFRLKHDDRLGYLGIIHAEKPTRTTISTSYNCWALLVGISVLSVGLLALFLTGNAVLDQPLPVKYLGRLFIGGLPAVLAFIALGIALAGLWPKLSSLFWLYMGAGLIVQVFHGLFSLPKHAGDFTPFGWIADVPVKPLGQSWLVIMLVSAVILFIIGVAGYRRQDLSV
- a CDS encoding MFS transporter, producing MAKTTIEQKEKNARHALFVITIVALMSFFGVLTETSMNVTFPTLMHDFHVSLTTVQWVTSGYLLAAALVMLSSAYMKRRFTNRQLFITAALLFIIGDLMCALAPVFWVLLLGRLVQAGCVGLCGPLMVNIILDTVPTSKLGTYMGIANLIILIGPALGPTFGGAIANFFDWRMIFWSTLPFATLLLVLGQGRIKQYTPTSAFAFDWLRFATLGVALISLTLALNGISEHTWLIAGVAGAVVLVAMVAFLWLSKHHAKALFKLDVFHDGGFLYSFLPYILMQFSNVGINFLLPNYVQTVDGASAFVGGLILLPGSVFNGLGQPVYGWMLDHFGGRLPLLLGNSLFTVGMLGFTIWGRHIGVLGVTILYLIFAIGRSMAFGNSTAYGLKVMAHQYQSDANALYSTGQQVTGSIGTTVLAGMMTAVTVPGLTHAQNVGIGSQLAFALLLSIGLVNFGFYARLFKLTKAKV
- a CDS encoding TetR/AcrR family transcriptional regulator — encoded protein: MKKVVTDPQKVTRILQAATDAFGQLGFAKTKTDQIAATAGVSKGLIFHYFGNKQALYLDTFKTAYQRIYAHMDPHQWQDAPGLAAMMSAAVKYEMKLQLAFPAEYRLMMQAYADLPHFPQPLQQQIQQETQTISAEANRIFREKIEQLPRRQGISVDDIFSVVSALIAQQTTVTTQLIATGKYRNFEDLQAVVDQMNRQLKIVEHGFLPD